From Nicotiana tabacum cultivar K326 chromosome 20, ASM71507v2, whole genome shotgun sequence, one genomic window encodes:
- the LOC107793723 gene encoding transcriptional repressor ILP1-like, protein MSAKARNFRRRGGYDGDEEEAPTTKTATNGTAAKPKTPVPTTTATKPKKKTLLSFADDEEDSGESPFITPSSRPSRITKPSSSSSSSAHKLTSGKDRIAPKKPSITSNVQPQAGTYTKEALLELQKNTRTLASSRSSGPKPGPKPGPVEPVIVLKGLVKPVSVSSTQRAEAEEKGQESEEDNEVGVDQYDAKTIEAIRAKRERLREAGPAARDYIALDEGGNHGEAEGLSDEEPEFQRRIGFFGEKTDSGRKGVFEDFDTNDNEDDEEDKMWEEEQVRKGLGKRLDDGGSNRGVMSSSVTSATAAVQKVNLGTSAAGASSVYYSSVQSIGVSVGGPTIGGGVVGGLPSLDALSISKQAEVAKNALYESMGRLKESHGRTMASLNKTEENLSASLSNVTTLENSLSAAGEKYMFMQKLRDFVSVICTLLQDKAPYIEELEDQMQKLHEERAEATLERRAADNDDEMRELEAAVNAARQVLSKGGSNAATIEAATAAAQAATASMRKGGDLPAELDEFGRDVNLQKRMDTTRRAEARKLRRVRNDVKRMSAIERDSSYHKIEGESSTDESDSESTAYESNRDQLLQVAEQIFGDAHEEYSQLSLVVEKFDRWKKDYASSYRDAYMSLSIPAIFSPYVRLELLKWDPLHENADFMDMNWHSLLFNYGLPEGESEISTDDADANLIPQLVEKLVVPILHNQLANCWDMLSTSETDCAVSAMKLVLRYGPFSGSALSNLVAVLRDRLADAVANLKVPTWDTLVMRAVPDAARVAAYRFGMSIRLMRNICLFHEIFAMPVLEELVLDQLFSGKILPHLRSIQSNIHDAVTRTERVVASVRGVWAGPKVTGDCSPKLRPLVDYLLKLGRVLEKKHSSSSGEIDTSKFARRLKKMLVELNQYDYARDISRTFNIKEAL, encoded by the exons ATGTCCGCGAAAGCCCGAAACTTCCGCCGCCGTGGCGGATACGACGGCGACGAAGAGGAAGCCCCCACCACTAAGACAGCCACCAATGGCACCGCCGCTAAACCTAAAACTCCCGTCCCTACCACCACCGCTACTAAGCCCAAAAAGAAAACCCTACTTAGTTTCGCCGACGACGAAGAAGATTCCGGCGAAAGTCCCTTCATTACGCCGTCCTCCAGACCCTCACGAATCACCAAACCctcctcttcatcatcatcttctgcGCACAAGCTTACTTCTGGAAAAGACCGAATTGCCCCTAAAAAACCTTCAATTACCTCTAATGTACAACCCCAAGCTGGTACTTACACAAAAGAAGCTCTCCTTGAGCTCCAGAAGAACACCAGAACTCTAGCGAGCTCTCGCTCTTCTGGGCCCAAACCTGGGCCTAAGCCCGGGCCCGTTGAGCCAGTGATTGTTTTGAAAGGCCTTGTGAAACCAGTTAGTGTGAGTAGTACTCAAAGAGCTGAAGCTGAGGAAAAAGGCCAAGAAAGTGAAGAGGATAATGAAGTAGGTGTTGATCAATATGATGCAAAGACTATAGAAGCAATAAGAGCTAAGAGGGAGAGGCTAAGGGAAGCCGGGCCTGCGGCCCGGGACTATATAGCATTGGATGAAGGGGGTAATCATGGGGAAGCGGAGGGGTTGAGCGACGAGGAACCAGAGTTCCAGAGGAGAATTGGCTTCTTCGGGGAGAAAACTGATAGTGGGAGAAAAGGTGTGTTTGAGGATTTTGATACTAATGATAATGAAGATGATGAGGAGGACAAAATGTGGGAAGAAGAGCAGGTGAGAAAAGGGTTAGGAAAAAGATTGGACGATGGCGGGTCTAATAGAGGGGTTATGAGTAGTAGTGTAACCAGTGCTACAGCTGCAGTTCAGAAGGTGAATCTTGGAACTTCAGCTGCAGGAGCCAGTAGTGTATATTATTCCTCAGTACAGAGTATTGGCGTCTCTGTTGGTGGTCCTACAATTGGAGGAGGAGTGGTTGGAGGCTTGCCTAGTTTGGATGCCTTGTCGATTTCAAAGCAGGCTGAGGTTGCTAAAAATGCTTTGTATGAGAGTATGGGAAGATTGAAA GAGTCTCATGGCCGAACTATGGCATCATTGAACAAGACTGAAGAAAATTTATCTGCCTCATTGTCAAATGTCACTACGCTGGAAAATTCTTTGTCTGCTGCTGGTGAGAAGTACATGTTTATGCAAAAACTTCGCGACTTTGTTTCTGTTATATGTACGCTTTTACAG GATAAAGCTCCTTACATCGAGGAACTTGAAGACCAGATGCAGAAACTTCATGAAGAACGAGCAGAAGCTACCTTAGAAAGGAGAGCTGCTGATAATGATGATGAAATGAGGGAACTCGAAGCCGCTGTAAATGCTGCAAGACAAGTTCTAAGTAAAGGTGGGAGCAATGCGGCAACAATAGAAGCTGCCACGGCTGCTGCTCAAGCTGCAACAGCATCCATGAGGAAAGGAGGAGATTTACCTGCAGAGCTAGATGAATTTGGTCGAGATGTGAATCTGCAGAAACGGATGGATACGACTAGAAGGGCAGAGGCTCGGAAACTAAGGAGAGTGAGAAATGATGTTAAGAGAATGTCAGCTATAGAACGTGACAGCTCCTATCATAAAATAGAAGGAGAATCTAGTACTGATGAAAGTGACTCCGAGAGTACGGCATATGAGTCAAACCGTGATCAATTGCTTCAGGTTGCCGAGCAGATTTTTGGTGATGCACATGAAGAATACTCTCAACTGTCTCTGGTTGTTGAAAAGTTTGACAGATGGAAGAAAGATTATGCGTCAAGCTATCGCGATGCATATATGTCACTTAGTATACCTGCTATTTTTTCACCCTATGTGAGACTAGAGCTTCTGAAGTGGGATCCTCTACATGAGAATGCAGATTTTATGGATATGAACTG GCACTCTTTGCTATTCAATTATGGACTTCCAGAAGGTGAAAGCGAAATAAGCACTGATGATGCTGATGCCAATCTTATTCCTCAGTTGGTGGAGAAACTTGTAGTACCTATTCTACACAACCAATTAGCAAATTGCTGGGATATGCTTAGCACTAGTGAAACAGATTGTGCTGTCTCTGCCATGAAACTGGTGTTGAGGTATGGCCCCTTTTCTGGCTCAGCCCTCAGCAATCTGGTTGCTGTGCTTCGTGATCGTCTAGCTGATGCTGTGGCTAATTTGAAG GTACCAACGTGGGACACCCTCGTAATGAGGGCTGTACCTGATGCAGCACGAGTTGCTGCTTATAGGTTTGGCATGTCTATTCGTTTGATGAGGAACATATGCTTGTTTCATGAGATTTTTGCCATGCCTGTCCTGGAGGAGCTGGTTCTTGATCAACTCTTCAGTGGAAAGATTCTTCCTCATCTTCGAAGCATTCAGTCAAACATTCATGATGCTGTAACAAGAACTGAAAGAGTTGTCGCATCAGTACGCGGTGTCTGGGCTGGACCCAAAGTCACAGGGGATTGCAG TCCAAAGTTACGACCGTTGGTGGATTACTTGCTAAAACTTGGCAGAGTGCTCGAGAAGAAGCATTCATCAAGCAGTGGAGAGATAGATACGTCTAAATTTGCTCGTCGGTTGAAGAAGATGCTCGTAGAACTAAATCAATACGACTATGCCAGAGACATATCAAGAACCTTCAACATCAAGGAGGCCTTATAA
- the LOC107793724 gene encoding leucoanthocyanidin reductase-like isoform X2, with translation MTSPPFSNGVTGKGGRILIVGATGFIGQYIAEASLDANRRTYILIRSFPDCHSKIKLIKSFEDKGAIILHGDINDQDYMEDMLRKYEIDIIISAVGGDSILDQLSLVQAMKSVGTIKRFLPSEFGHEVDRSDPVEPGLNMYKEKRKVRRLIEELNIPYTYICCNSVASWPYYDNKHPSEVLPPLDHFQIYGDGNVKAYFVAGPDIGKFTIKAAEDHRTEDKCVHFRPQCNYFNMNELASLWETKIGRTLPKITITEDALLAVAAENINPKSVVAALTHEIFIRGCQIEFSIDGIKDLEVCNLYPNESFRTIDECFDDFFLRMDEMCIKMPNN, from the exons atgACTTCACCACCATTTTCTAATGGAGTAACAGGCAAAGGTGGTCGGATTCTCATCGTCGGAGCAACCGGATTCATCGGACAATATATAGCAGAAGCAAGTCTTGATGCTAATCGAAGAACTTATATTCTTATTCGATCATTCCCAGATTGTCATTCTAAGATTAAATTGATCAAATCATTTGAGGATAAAGGGGCCATAATATTGCAC GGTGATATAAATGACCAAGATTATATGGAGGACATGCTAAGGAAATATGAGATTGATATAATAATATCAGCTGTAGGTGGTGATAGTATACTTGATCAACTTTCCCTTGTTCAGGCAATGAAATCTGTTGGAACTATTAAG AGATTTTTGCCATCAGAGTTTGGACATGAAGTAGACAGGTCAGATCCAGTGGAACCAGGGCTAAATATGTATAAGGAGAAAAGGAAAGTGAGAAGGTTGATAGAAGAGCTAAATATACCCTACACTTACATTTGTTGCAATTCAGTGGCTTCTTGGCCTTATTATGACAATAAACATCCTTCTGAAGTTCTTCCTCCTCTTGACCATTTCCAAATATATGGTGATGGCAATGTTAAAG CTTATTTTGTGGCTGGTCCTGATATTGGAAAGTTCACTATCAAAGCAGCAGAAGACCATAGGACTGAGGACAAATGTGTACATTTTCGACCACAATGCAACTATTTTAACATGAACGAACTTGCTTCTCTTTGGGAAACTAAAATTGGTCGAACATTACCTAAAATCACAATCACTGAAGATGCCCTTTTGGCTGTAGCTGCAG AGAATATCAACCCCAAAAGTGTAGTTGCAGCTCTAACACATGAAATTTTCATAAGGGGATGTCAAATTGAATTTTCAATTGATGGCATAAAGGACCTTGAAGTTTGCAATTTGTACCCTAATGAGTCCTTTCGCACTATTGACGAGTGCTTCGATGATTTCTTTCTAAGAATGGATGAAATGTGCATCAAAATGCCTAATAACTAG
- the LOC107793724 gene encoding leucoanthocyanidin reductase-like isoform X1 — translation MTSPPFSNGVTGKGGRILIVGATGFIGQYIAEASLDANRRTYILIRSFPDCHSKIKLIKSFEDKGAIILHVKGDINDQDYMEDMLRKYEIDIIISAVGGDSILDQLSLVQAMKSVGTIKRFLPSEFGHEVDRSDPVEPGLNMYKEKRKVRRLIEELNIPYTYICCNSVASWPYYDNKHPSEVLPPLDHFQIYGDGNVKAYFVAGPDIGKFTIKAAEDHRTEDKCVHFRPQCNYFNMNELASLWETKIGRTLPKITITEDALLAVAAENINPKSVVAALTHEIFIRGCQIEFSIDGIKDLEVCNLYPNESFRTIDECFDDFFLRMDEMCIKMPNN, via the exons atgACTTCACCACCATTTTCTAATGGAGTAACAGGCAAAGGTGGTCGGATTCTCATCGTCGGAGCAACCGGATTCATCGGACAATATATAGCAGAAGCAAGTCTTGATGCTAATCGAAGAACTTATATTCTTATTCGATCATTCCCAGATTGTCATTCTAAGATTAAATTGATCAAATCATTTGAGGATAAAGGGGCCATAATATTGCACGTAAAA GGTGATATAAATGACCAAGATTATATGGAGGACATGCTAAGGAAATATGAGATTGATATAATAATATCAGCTGTAGGTGGTGATAGTATACTTGATCAACTTTCCCTTGTTCAGGCAATGAAATCTGTTGGAACTATTAAG AGATTTTTGCCATCAGAGTTTGGACATGAAGTAGACAGGTCAGATCCAGTGGAACCAGGGCTAAATATGTATAAGGAGAAAAGGAAAGTGAGAAGGTTGATAGAAGAGCTAAATATACCCTACACTTACATTTGTTGCAATTCAGTGGCTTCTTGGCCTTATTATGACAATAAACATCCTTCTGAAGTTCTTCCTCCTCTTGACCATTTCCAAATATATGGTGATGGCAATGTTAAAG CTTATTTTGTGGCTGGTCCTGATATTGGAAAGTTCACTATCAAAGCAGCAGAAGACCATAGGACTGAGGACAAATGTGTACATTTTCGACCACAATGCAACTATTTTAACATGAACGAACTTGCTTCTCTTTGGGAAACTAAAATTGGTCGAACATTACCTAAAATCACAATCACTGAAGATGCCCTTTTGGCTGTAGCTGCAG AGAATATCAACCCCAAAAGTGTAGTTGCAGCTCTAACACATGAAATTTTCATAAGGGGATGTCAAATTGAATTTTCAATTGATGGCATAAAGGACCTTGAAGTTTGCAATTTGTACCCTAATGAGTCCTTTCGCACTATTGACGAGTGCTTCGATGATTTCTTTCTAAGAATGGATGAAATGTGCATCAAAATGCCTAATAACTAG
- the LOC107793724 gene encoding leucoanthocyanidin reductase-like isoform X3, whose translation MTSPPFSNGVTGKGGRILIVGATGFIGQYIAEGDINDQDYMEDMLRKYEIDIIISAVGGDSILDQLSLVQAMKSVGTIKRFLPSEFGHEVDRSDPVEPGLNMYKEKRKVRRLIEELNIPYTYICCNSVASWPYYDNKHPSEVLPPLDHFQIYGDGNVKAYFVAGPDIGKFTIKAAEDHRTEDKCVHFRPQCNYFNMNELASLWETKIGRTLPKITITEDALLAVAAENINPKSVVAALTHEIFIRGCQIEFSIDGIKDLEVCNLYPNESFRTIDECFDDFFLRMDEMCIKMPNN comes from the exons atgACTTCACCACCATTTTCTAATGGAGTAACAGGCAAAGGTGGTCGGATTCTCATCGTCGGAGCAACCGGATTCATCGGACAATATATAGCAGAA GGTGATATAAATGACCAAGATTATATGGAGGACATGCTAAGGAAATATGAGATTGATATAATAATATCAGCTGTAGGTGGTGATAGTATACTTGATCAACTTTCCCTTGTTCAGGCAATGAAATCTGTTGGAACTATTAAG AGATTTTTGCCATCAGAGTTTGGACATGAAGTAGACAGGTCAGATCCAGTGGAACCAGGGCTAAATATGTATAAGGAGAAAAGGAAAGTGAGAAGGTTGATAGAAGAGCTAAATATACCCTACACTTACATTTGTTGCAATTCAGTGGCTTCTTGGCCTTATTATGACAATAAACATCCTTCTGAAGTTCTTCCTCCTCTTGACCATTTCCAAATATATGGTGATGGCAATGTTAAAG CTTATTTTGTGGCTGGTCCTGATATTGGAAAGTTCACTATCAAAGCAGCAGAAGACCATAGGACTGAGGACAAATGTGTACATTTTCGACCACAATGCAACTATTTTAACATGAACGAACTTGCTTCTCTTTGGGAAACTAAAATTGGTCGAACATTACCTAAAATCACAATCACTGAAGATGCCCTTTTGGCTGTAGCTGCAG AGAATATCAACCCCAAAAGTGTAGTTGCAGCTCTAACACATGAAATTTTCATAAGGGGATGTCAAATTGAATTTTCAATTGATGGCATAAAGGACCTTGAAGTTTGCAATTTGTACCCTAATGAGTCCTTTCGCACTATTGACGAGTGCTTCGATGATTTCTTTCTAAGAATGGATGAAATGTGCATCAAAATGCCTAATAACTAG
- the LOC107793725 gene encoding uncharacterized protein LOC107793725, translated as MSGTRRVLKSIQSVAAHGLLFCFTLLLVLKLDQALHYPWWVIFVPLWLFHVVVARVRFSLPAPSMPHDRHWAPFHAVMATPLLVAFELLLSIHLDSTYAVSLKIVFFPLLALEIAILVDNVRMCRALMPGDEESMSDEAIWETLPHFWVAISMVFFIAATTFTLLKICGDVAALGWWDLFINYGVAECFAFIICTKWYNPAIHRNSSLRTPSSSTSSMRYLNWNSGFLGSLDDDDQQNGICNLQDIGGHVMKIPIVSFQILLFMRLAGTPPSARFIPIPVLFIPLFLLQGAGVLFSVYRLVEKIILLVDGEAGVRSYFRISSFIRDTFGFMHHGSRFLGWWSIDEGSREEQARLYYAGTSGYDTFSPDTVKQMPKAKLAEEIWRLQAALCEQSEITKLKQDEFERLQNEKILCRICFEEQINILLLPCRHHILCSTCCDKCKRCPICRVFIEERLPVNDV; from the exons ATGAGTGGAACTAGGAGAGTATTAAAATCTATTCAATCAGTAGCAGCTCATGGATTGCTGTTTTGTTTCACTTTGCTTCTTGTTCTCAAGCTTGATCAAGCCCTTCATTATCCTTGGTG GGTCATTTTTGTTCCACTTTGGTTGTTTCATGTGGTTGTAGCAAGGGTTAGATTCTCattacctgctccatcaatgcCTCATGATCGACAT TGGGCACCATTTCATGCTGTCATGGCGACACCGCTGCTTGTTGCTTTTGAACTCCTCCTTTCTATTCATCTCGACAGCACCTACG CTGTAAGTTTGAAGATTGTGTTCTTTCCCCTGCTAGCACTTGAAATTGCTATCTTGGTTGATAatgttag AATGTGCAGGGCTCTGATGCCCGGAGATGAAGAAAGCATGAGTGATGAGGCTATATGGGAGACCCTTCCC CACTTTTGGGTTGCAATATCTATGGTCTTCTTCATAGCGGCAACAACATTTACTCTTCTGAAGATATGTG GAGATGTTGCTGCTCTTGGGTGGTGGGATTTATTCATTAACTACGG TGTCGCGGAATGCTTTGCCTTTATTATCTGCACAAAATGGTACAACCCTGCAATCCACAGAAACTCAAGTCTACGTACACCCAGCTCTTCTACATCAAGCATGCGATATCTTAACTGGAATAGTGGATTTCTGGGATCTTTGGATGACGATGATCAACAGAATGGAATATGCAATTTACAGGACATTGGCGGTCATGTGATGAAAATTCCTATTGTTAGTTTCCAGATATTGCTTTTTATGCGCTTAGCG GGGACCCCACCAAGTGCTAGATTTATCCCAATTCCCGTACTGTTTATCCCTCTTTTCCTACTGCAAGGAGCTGGTGTATTGTTCTCTGTCTATAGACTTGTGGAGAAAATTATTCTTTTGGTAGATGGTGAAGCTGGTGTCAGAAGCTATTTTAGGATATCTTCGTTCATTCGTGATACTTTCGGTTTCATGCATCACGGGTCAAG GTTTTTAGGTTGGTGGTCAATAGATGAAGGAAGTCGAGAGGAACAAGCTCGTTTATATTATGCTGGGACATCTGG GTATGATACTTTCTCACCTGACACTGTAAAGCAAATGCCTAAAGCGAAGCTTGCTGAAGAG ATCTGGAGACTACAAGCAGCACTTTGTGAGCAATCAGAGATTACAAAGTTAAAACAGGATGAGTTCGAAAGGCTTCAAAAT GAAAAAATCTTATGCAGAATTTGCTTCGAGGAACAGATAAATATTCTTCTCCTTCCTTGTCGGCATCACATCCTCTGCAG CACCTGTTGTGACAAGTGCAAGAGGTGCCCCATTTGCCGTGTATTTATAGAAGAGCGTTTGCCTGTAAATGATGTATAG